A part of Paraliobacillus zengyii genomic DNA contains:
- a CDS encoding SurA N-terminal domain-containing protein — MTINKKWLLSLFLVLFVLVLAACNSDDETTEDTNDETATEEEESETATTEEAAMPEADLEGIPEVVAEVNGEEITREKFETTYQGQLQQVALQAQMSGSTEEIDQDQLKTQVAEGMVGQELLIQEANNRDYDASDEAVDEVLNGLVEQNGLESQEEFLAAIEEQGTEQEEVMSQIELQVKVDQLIANESADIEPTDEEMQTYYDQLVEQQEQTGEEGVEIPSFEEAKPQIEEQLKSQKEAEVTQTLINTLREDADVTINI, encoded by the coding sequence ATGACAATCAATAAAAAATGGTTATTAAGTTTATTTCTCGTATTATTTGTGCTTGTACTTGCGGCATGTAATAGTGACGATGAAACAACGGAAGATACGAACGATGAGACAGCGACAGAAGAGGAAGAAAGTGAAACAGCAACTACCGAAGAAGCAGCAATGCCTGAGGCGGATTTGGAAGGCATACCTGAAGTTGTTGCTGAAGTAAATGGAGAAGAAATAACACGTGAAAAATTTGAGACAACTTATCAAGGGCAACTCCAACAAGTGGCTTTACAAGCACAAATGTCTGGGTCAACAGAAGAGATAGATCAAGATCAATTAAAGACACAAGTTGCAGAAGGTATGGTTGGACAAGAACTCTTAATACAAGAAGCAAATAATCGTGATTATGATGCTTCAGATGAAGCTGTAGATGAAGTTTTAAACGGATTAGTTGAACAAAATGGACTTGAATCGCAAGAAGAGTTCCTCGCAGCTATAGAAGAACAAGGAACAGAGCAAGAAGAAGTAATGTCCCAAATTGAGTTGCAAGTAAAGGTTGATCAACTTATTGCAAATGAATCAGCAGACATCGAGCCAACAGACGAAGAAATGCAAACCTATTATGATCAATTAGTGGAACAACAAGAGCAAACGGGTGAAGAAGGAGTAGAAATCCCTTCTTTTGAAGAGGCAAAACCACAGATTGAAGAACAGTTAAAGAGTCAAAAAGAAGCAGAAGTAACGCAAACTCTTATTAATACGTTACGTGAAGACGCAGACGTAACGATTAATATATAG
- a CDS encoding GNAT family N-acetyltransferase — protein sequence MTININKATYSEIQTIVNHAPVVLKEATMGYGKPSQEKAHRIVSNFLASGGYYMVYSKDGYINGWIGVGESFDYYSNKLIGHISEVYVLPPYRRKGIAKQLCKEVFKRLKAQGYHDIQLNVFSGNHAKYLYQSLGFREVSTLMERNLSNE from the coding sequence ATGACTATTAATATTAACAAAGCTACGTATAGTGAGATACAAACAATAGTAAACCATGCACCTGTTGTGCTAAAAGAAGCAACTATGGGATATGGTAAACCAAGTCAAGAAAAAGCACATCGAATAGTATCCAACTTTTTAGCGAGCGGTGGTTATTATATGGTATATAGTAAGGACGGTTATATTAATGGTTGGATTGGTGTAGGAGAAAGTTTTGATTATTATTCTAACAAATTGATTGGCCATATTTCTGAAGTGTATGTGCTTCCTCCCTATCGAAGAAAAGGAATCGCAAAGCAATTGTGTAAAGAGGTATTCAAACGGTTAAAAGCTCAAGGGTATCATGACATCCAGTTGAATGTCTTTTCTGGAAATCATGCTAAATATTTATATCAAAGTCTTGGTTTCCGTGAAGTTTCTACCTTAATGGAAAGAAATTTATCAAATGAATAA
- a CDS encoding YppG family protein has product MFPERPVRPNQPYPLIPNRRPYQMPPVQKKQSLLTQFKTADGNFDFDKITATAQQVQGIYTQVSPMIKQVSPLITKYIKK; this is encoded by the coding sequence ATGTTTCCAGAAAGGCCAGTACGTCCAAATCAACCTTATCCGTTAATACCAAATCGAAGACCATATCAAATGCCTCCAGTTCAAAAGAAGCAAAGTTTGTTAACACAATTTAAAACAGCTGATGGAAATTTTGATTTTGATAAAATAACAGCAACTGCTCAACAAGTGCAAGGTATTTACACGCAGGTAAGCCCAATGATCAAACAAGTGAGTCCATTGATCACAAAATATATTAAAAAATAA
- a CDS encoding MurR/RpiR family transcriptional regulator, which produces MPTTEMQHCLVRIRSHYATFSHKEKRIADYILEKPHKVVYGTINQVADDIGIANSTVFRFCKRIGFKGYQSMKIVLASEITEPVNDIHEKILPEDTEKTVAEKIFHSNIKTLEDTLKVMDEHALKSAIKLILQGKRVEFFGNGGSSVIAQDAYHKFIRTGIPVFAQVDTHMQLMSASQMTSDDVAVLISHTGTTKDILDILEIVQENGVKTIGITSLAKSPLSQKVDIPLHTLSEETDYRSEALSSRIAQLSLIDAIYVNVLIAQKEAGKESMRRVRRAISSRRI; this is translated from the coding sequence ATGCCAACCACTGAAATGCAACATTGCCTGGTACGAATCAGATCACACTACGCAACATTTAGTCATAAAGAAAAAAGAATTGCTGATTATATATTAGAAAAGCCTCATAAAGTTGTTTACGGTACAATTAACCAGGTTGCAGATGATATCGGCATTGCAAACTCAACAGTTTTCCGTTTCTGCAAGCGAATTGGTTTTAAAGGTTATCAATCTATGAAAATAGTATTAGCTTCTGAAATTACAGAACCTGTAAATGACATTCACGAAAAAATTCTACCAGAAGACACAGAAAAAACTGTAGCAGAAAAAATTTTTCACTCCAACATAAAAACACTTGAGGACACATTAAAAGTAATGGATGAGCATGCCCTTAAATCTGCTATAAAATTAATTCTTCAAGGAAAAAGAGTCGAATTTTTTGGCAATGGCGGGTCCAGCGTTATTGCCCAAGATGCTTACCATAAATTTATTCGAACAGGTATTCCTGTCTTTGCTCAAGTTGATACACATATGCAGCTCATGTCAGCCTCACAAATGACTAGTGATGATGTAGCTGTACTTATTTCCCATACTGGTACAACGAAAGACATTTTAGACATACTGGAAATCGTACAAGAGAACGGAGTTAAAACAATTGGAATTACTAGTTTAGCTAAATCACCGCTCAGTCAAAAGGTAGATATCCCATTACACACGTTGTCTGAAGAAACAGACTATCGCTCGGAGGCCTTATCTTCCCGTATTGCCCAGCTCAGTTTAATTGATGCGATTTATGTAAATGTTCTAATTGCTCAAAAAGAGGCTGGTAAAGAATCCATGAGAAGAGTGAGAAGAGCTATATCATCTAGACGTATTTAA
- the gnd gene encoding phosphogluconate dehydrogenase (NAD(+)-dependent, decarboxylating) — MKIAMIGLGKMGMNLTLNLLDHGHQVVAYDVYSDSVKRAADQGAEAAESLEDLVGKVESPRVIWMMVPAGDVTETVVSEINRLLDKDDILIDGGNSNYKDTVRRAAELAEQSVYYLDVGTSGGTDGAREGACTMIGGDETAFNQVEKLFSDTCVESGYLYTGKSGSGHFLKMVHNGIEYGMMQAIGEGFDILDKSEFNYDYEKVARVWNNGSVIRSWLMELMEDAFSDDSNLDDIKGIVHSSGEGKWTVETALDLQVSAPVIALSLMMRNRSLESDTFSGKVVAALRNQFGGHAVEKN; from the coding sequence ATGAAAATAGCAATGATTGGTTTAGGGAAGATGGGTATGAACTTAACACTTAATTTATTAGATCATGGTCACCAAGTTGTGGCCTACGATGTTTATTCAGATTCTGTTAAACGAGCAGCAGACCAGGGGGCTGAAGCAGCTGAATCACTTGAGGATCTCGTAGGAAAGGTAGAATCACCTAGAGTCATATGGATGATGGTGCCAGCTGGGGATGTTACAGAAACAGTAGTGTCTGAGATTAATAGATTGTTAGATAAAGATGACATATTGATTGATGGTGGAAATTCAAACTATAAAGATACCGTTCGTCGTGCAGCAGAATTAGCAGAACAAAGTGTTTATTATTTAGATGTTGGAACAAGTGGTGGAACAGATGGTGCAAGAGAAGGTGCCTGTACAATGATAGGTGGAGATGAAACAGCTTTTAATCAAGTAGAAAAATTATTTTCTGACACATGCGTTGAAAGCGGTTACCTTTATACAGGTAAATCAGGAAGCGGTCACTTTTTAAAAATGGTTCATAATGGAATTGAGTATGGCATGATGCAAGCAATTGGAGAAGGTTTTGATATATTAGATAAAAGTGAATTTAATTATGACTACGAAAAGGTAGCACGTGTTTGGAATAATGGTTCTGTCATTCGTTCCTGGTTAATGGAACTTATGGAAGACGCTTTCTCTGATGATAGTAATTTAGATGATATAAAAGGTATTGTTCATTCATCAGGAGAGGGTAAATGGACGGTGGAAACAGCATTAGACTTGCAAGTTTCTGCACCAGTAATCGCTCTATCTTTAATGATGCGGAATCGCTCATTAGAATCAGATACGTTTAGTGGTAAGGTAGTTGCAGCACTCAGAAATCAATTTGGTGGTCATGCAGTAGAAAAGAACTAA
- a CDS encoding GntP family permease yields MSGTILILVAVAAIFTLLYLVIRIKLHAFVALMVVSLLVGIAAGMPLDHVIESVENGMGGTLGFVAIVVGLGAMFGKMLEVSGGVERLAQTLLNKFGEDRSQWALGITGFLVAIPVFFDVGFIILVPLVYGLAKKTGKSLLYYGIPLLAGLAVTHSYIPPTPGPIAVADLIGADLGWVILFGIIAGIPSMIIAGPLFGKYISKKIHITVPDYMNFEEKEYDKDLPGFGMITSIIMVPLVLILINTLSAVMLPEGNTFRAFTTFVGNPIVALTIATLLTFTFLGTKRGYSRQDIQDIATKALEPAGIIILVTGAGGVFKTVLIDSGVGDVLGNIMAGSALPPILLAFLIAAVVRVAQGSATVSMVTAAGLIAPVIGIMGLEGPVLGLIVISIAAGATVLSHVNDSGFWLVSRYFGLDVKDTLKTWTVMETLIGVVGLITALTLGLFIS; encoded by the coding sequence ATGTCAGGAACAATATTAATTTTAGTAGCAGTAGCTGCAATTTTTACATTATTATATTTAGTAATTCGAATAAAGCTTCATGCATTTGTAGCATTAATGGTTGTAAGTTTACTAGTAGGTATTGCTGCAGGAATGCCATTAGATCATGTTATTGAATCTGTCGAAAATGGAATGGGTGGTACATTAGGCTTTGTAGCAATTGTTGTTGGTCTAGGTGCCATGTTTGGAAAGATGTTAGAAGTTTCAGGAGGGGTAGAACGCCTTGCACAAACGTTATTAAATAAATTTGGAGAAGATCGCTCACAGTGGGCATTAGGTATTACCGGATTTTTGGTAGCGATTCCAGTATTTTTTGATGTTGGTTTTATCATTTTAGTACCATTAGTATATGGTTTAGCGAAGAAAACAGGTAAATCATTATTATACTATGGTATTCCTTTGTTAGCAGGTTTAGCTGTTACACATAGTTATATTCCACCAACTCCAGGCCCAATTGCTGTAGCAGATTTAATTGGTGCAGATCTTGGTTGGGTAATATTATTCGGTATTATCGCAGGTATACCGTCAATGATTATTGCTGGTCCTCTATTTGGTAAGTACATTTCAAAGAAGATACACATTACAGTACCTGATTATATGAATTTTGAAGAAAAAGAGTATGATAAAGATCTACCAGGCTTTGGGATGATTACATCTATTATCATGGTTCCATTAGTTCTGATTTTAATTAATACACTATCAGCAGTAATGCTTCCAGAAGGAAATACATTCCGAGCGTTCACTACTTTCGTCGGTAACCCGATTGTTGCATTAACGATCGCAACATTATTGACATTTACATTTTTGGGTACAAAAAGAGGATATTCAAGGCAAGATATACAAGATATAGCAACAAAAGCATTAGAACCAGCAGGTATTATTATTTTAGTAACAGGTGCAGGTGGGGTATTTAAAACAGTTTTAATTGACTCAGGTGTTGGTGATGTTTTAGGTAATATTATGGCAGGTTCGGCTTTACCACCAATTCTTTTAGCGTTTTTGATTGCTGCGGTTGTACGTGTTGCACAAGGTTCAGCAACAGTGTCGATGGTAACAGCTGCCGGTTTAATTGCACCTGTGATTGGCATTATGGGTCTAGAAGGTCCTGTTTTAGGATTAATCGTTATCTCAATTGCCGCAGGTGCAACCGTCCTTTCACATGTTAATGATTCTGGATTCTGGTTAGTTAGTAGATATTTCGGTCTTGATGTGAAAGACACATTAAAAACATGGACAGTGATGGAAACATTAATAGGTGTTGTTGGTTTAATTACTGCACTTACACTTGGTCTATTTATTTCATAG
- the gntK gene encoding gluconokinase — MMQKKYLLGVDIGTTSTKAVLFNRSGKIQSQHAVEYPLHTPVPGAAEQDVEEILQAVKISIREAIKKSSINQDELLFISFSAAMHSLIAVDVDGKPLTQSITWADQRSEPWAKKLKAENGHQIYLRTGTPIHPMSPLAKIIWLKNEQPELFKKTAKFISIKEYIFKQFFDTYIIDFSIASATGLFNLENLTWDQGALDAAGISNDQLSTIVPTTHKIHGLQQELADELGIDANLPFIVGANDGVLSNLGVNAIEPGVVALTIGTSGAIRTVTDRPVTDPKGRIFCYALTENHWVIGGPVNNGGMVMRWLRDEVCHEEVLQAKEQGIDPYDLMTEKISNVQAGAEGLIFHPYLAGERAPLWNANARGSFFGLGMHHKKEHMMRAVLEGINLNIYTVLLALEEIIGIPEKIHATGGFAKSPVWRQMLSDVFNQEVQIPESVESSCLGAVVLGLYALGEVDDLNVVSEMIGTTESNRPNQDQVDIYTELIPIFIRLSRLFEEDYDAIVAFQQKHVKTE, encoded by the coding sequence ATGATGCAAAAAAAATATTTGTTGGGTGTAGATATCGGTACGACTAGCACAAAGGCAGTATTATTTAATCGATCTGGAAAAATACAAAGCCAGCATGCAGTTGAATATCCATTGCATACGCCTGTTCCTGGGGCCGCTGAACAAGATGTGGAAGAAATTCTGCAAGCTGTTAAAATATCAATTCGAGAAGCAATCAAAAAAAGTTCGATCAACCAAGATGAACTATTATTCATTTCATTCAGTGCTGCGATGCATAGTTTGATTGCAGTGGATGTTGATGGTAAACCATTAACACAGAGTATTACATGGGCTGATCAACGTAGTGAACCGTGGGCTAAAAAGTTAAAAGCAGAGAATGGACATCAAATCTATTTACGAACGGGTACGCCGATCCATCCGATGTCTCCACTAGCAAAGATTATTTGGTTAAAAAATGAACAACCAGAACTATTTAAAAAAACAGCTAAGTTTATATCGATTAAAGAATATATTTTTAAACAATTTTTCGATACTTATATCATTGACTTTTCCATCGCATCAGCAACAGGGTTATTTAATTTAGAGAATCTTACATGGGATCAAGGTGCATTAGATGCTGCGGGAATCAGTAATGATCAATTATCAACTATTGTTCCAACTACACATAAGATACATGGTTTACAGCAAGAATTGGCTGATGAACTTGGAATAGATGCTAATTTACCATTTATAGTTGGTGCTAATGATGGTGTGCTATCAAATCTTGGTGTTAATGCAATTGAACCAGGTGTTGTAGCACTAACTATAGGAACTAGTGGAGCAATACGAACGGTGACAGACCGTCCAGTGACAGATCCTAAAGGCAGAATTTTCTGTTATGCATTAACAGAAAATCATTGGGTTATTGGTGGACCTGTTAATAATGGTGGAATGGTTATGCGTTGGCTTCGAGATGAAGTCTGTCATGAAGAAGTATTACAAGCAAAAGAGCAGGGAATTGATCCTTATGATCTAATGACAGAAAAAATAAGCAACGTACAAGCTGGTGCAGAAGGATTGATTTTCCACCCTTATTTAGCAGGAGAACGTGCTCCTTTATGGAATGCAAATGCGAGAGGTTCGTTCTTCGGTTTAGGCATGCATCACAAAAAGGAACATATGATGCGTGCAGTACTAGAAGGGATTAATTTGAATATTTATACAGTCCTGCTAGCACTAGAAGAGATTATCGGAATTCCTGAGAAAATTCATGCGACCGGTGGTTTCGCCAAATCACCAGTATGGAGACAAATGCTTTCCGATGTTTTTAATCAAGAGGTTCAAATTCCAGAAAGTGTTGAAAGCTCTTGCTTAGGTGCAGTTGTGCTTGGGTTATATGCGTTGGGTGAAGTAGATGATCTAAACGTCGTATCAGAAATGATTGGTACAACTGAAAGTAATCGTCCTAACCAAGATCAGGTGGATATTTACACAGAGTTAATACCAATTTTTATCCGTCTTAGTCGCCTTTTTGAGGAAGACTATGATGCAATTGTTGCATTTCAACAAAAGCACGTAAAAACTGAATAA